In one Aquabacterium sp. OR-4 genomic region, the following are encoded:
- a CDS encoding patatin-like phospholipase family protein: MGLALAGGGPLGATWEIGALCAIEDALPGIDLVALQGYVGVSAGGFIAAALANGMRPRQLCAAFIENDTPLPDDEISPALFVRPAFGEWFERLAMLPALLAQAGTRLLLNRRSLTAAVERLGAVLPTGLFGNQALEARLQRMFTQAGRSDDFRHLRQRGRHLVLVATDLDSGEVAPFGLPGWDAVPISRAVAASAALPGLFPPVQIAGRHYVDGALKKTLHASVLLDQGLDLLIALNPIVPFDATHALPAQARGRAGERIPHLVDGGLPLVLSQTFRALIHSRLQLGLKGYERSHPHTDIVLFEPDQRDPEMFLANIFSYSQRRHLAEHAYQKTRADLRARRDLLGRLLARHGLQLDEAALDDPARRLLLRQPPPRPRRWHSRLSRSLSRLDKVLDTLEQRLAAG, from the coding sequence ATCGGCCTGGCGCTGGCCGGTGGCGGCCCGCTGGGCGCCACCTGGGAGATCGGTGCGCTGTGCGCAATCGAGGATGCATTGCCCGGCATCGACCTGGTGGCCCTGCAGGGCTATGTCGGCGTGTCGGCCGGCGGCTTCATCGCCGCGGCGCTGGCCAACGGCATGCGCCCGCGCCAGCTGTGCGCGGCCTTCATCGAGAACGACACACCGCTGCCCGATGACGAGATCAGCCCCGCGCTGTTCGTGCGGCCGGCCTTTGGCGAGTGGTTCGAGCGCCTGGCCATGCTGCCCGCGCTGCTGGCGCAGGCCGGCACCCGGCTGCTGCTGAACCGGCGCTCGCTGACCGCGGCGGTGGAGCGCCTGGGCGCCGTGCTGCCCACCGGCCTGTTCGGCAACCAGGCGCTCGAGGCGCGGCTGCAGCGCATGTTCACCCAGGCCGGCCGCAGCGACGATTTCCGCCACCTGCGCCAGCGCGGCCGGCACCTGGTGCTGGTGGCCACCGACCTCGACAGCGGCGAGGTCGCCCCCTTCGGCCTGCCAGGCTGGGACGCCGTGCCGATCTCGCGCGCGGTGGCCGCCAGCGCCGCGCTGCCGGGCCTGTTTCCACCGGTGCAGATCGCCGGCCGGCACTATGTGGACGGCGCGCTGAAGAAGACGCTGCATGCCAGCGTGCTGCTCGACCAGGGCCTGGATCTGCTGATCGCGCTGAACCCGATCGTGCCCTTCGACGCCACGCATGCGCTGCCGGCCCAGGCGCGCGGCCGCGCCGGTGAGCGCATTCCGCATCTGGTGGATGGCGGCCTGCCCCTGGTGCTGAGCCAGACCTTCCGCGCCCTGATCCACTCGCGGCTGCAACTGGGCCTGAAGGGCTACGAGCGCTCGCACCCGCACACCGACATCGTGCTGTTCGAGCCCGACCAGCGCGACCCGGAGATGTTTCTGGCCAACATCTTCAGCTACTCGCAGCGCCGCCACCTGGCCGAGCATGCCTACCAGAAGACCCGCGCAGACCTGCGTGCGCGCCGCGACCTGCTGGGCCGCCTGCTGGCCCGCCACGGCCTGCAGCTGGACGAGGCCGCGCTGGACGACCCGGCGCGCCGCCTGCTGCTGCGCCAGCCGCCGCCGCGGCCGCGGCGCTGGCACAGCCGGCTGAGCCGCTCGCTCAGCCGCCTGGACAAGGTGCTCGACACACTCGAGCAGCGCCTGGCCGCGGGTTGA
- a CDS encoding SDR family oxidoreductase translates to MHYFVTGATGFIGKRLVKALLARRGSTVHFLVRPGSEGKLAELYAFWGVSKARALPVTGDLTGKKLGVAAETIKALKGQIDAVYHLAAVYDLSADEEAQVRVNVEGTRNVVEFAKAIDAGHLHHVSSIAAAGLYEGVFREDMFDEAENLDHPYFATKHESEKIVRKECKVPWTVYRPAMVVGDSSTGEMDKIDGPYYFFKLIQRMRQLLPPWMPTVGLEGGRINIVPVDFVVKAIDHISHGKSALKGKCFHLVDPVGYRVGDVLDVFAKAAHAPKMNVFVNAALLGFIPRGVKKSLMALAPVRRVVNAVMKDLGLPEDMLSFVNYPTRFDCRETLAALKGSGIECPKLDDYAWRLWDYWERHLDPDLFIDRSLKGTVGGKVVLITGGSSGIGLAAAIKFAEAGAITIICARGEDKLREAVAEIKAKAGADAQVHSHSVDIADEAGCAAFCKMLEETHGGVDYLVNNAGRSIRRAIENSYDRFHDFQRTMDLNYFGCLRITMGLLPGMVKKRRGHIVNISSIGVLTNAPRFSAYVASKSALDAWTRCASSEFADQGISFTTINMPLVRTPMIAPTKIYNNVPTLSPEQAADMIAEACVYKPVRIATRLGIFGQVLHALVPRIAQIVMNTTFRMFPDSDAAAGAKGEKPKLSAEAVALQQMMRGIHF, encoded by the coding sequence ATGCATTACTTCGTCACCGGTGCCACCGGCTTCATCGGCAAACGCCTGGTCAAGGCCCTGCTGGCCCGCCGCGGCAGCACGGTGCACTTTCTGGTGCGGCCCGGCAGCGAGGGCAAGCTGGCCGAGCTGTATGCCTTCTGGGGCGTGAGCAAGGCGCGTGCGCTGCCGGTGACCGGAGACCTCACCGGCAAGAAGCTGGGCGTGGCCGCCGAGACGATCAAGGCACTGAAGGGCCAGATCGACGCCGTATACCACCTGGCCGCGGTGTACGACCTGTCGGCCGACGAAGAGGCCCAGGTGCGCGTCAATGTGGAGGGCACGCGCAACGTGGTGGAGTTTGCCAAGGCCATCGATGCCGGCCACCTGCACCATGTGTCGTCGATCGCCGCGGCCGGCCTGTACGAAGGCGTGTTCCGCGAGGACATGTTCGACGAGGCCGAGAACCTCGACCACCCGTACTTCGCCACCAAGCACGAGAGCGAGAAGATCGTGCGCAAGGAGTGCAAGGTGCCGTGGACGGTGTACCGCCCGGCCATGGTGGTGGGCGACAGCAGCACCGGCGAGATGGACAAGATCGACGGGCCGTACTACTTCTTCAAGCTGATCCAGCGCATGCGCCAGCTGCTGCCGCCGTGGATGCCCACGGTGGGCCTGGAGGGCGGGCGCATCAACATCGTGCCGGTGGACTTTGTGGTCAAGGCGATTGACCACATCAGCCATGGCAAGAGCGCGCTGAAGGGCAAGTGCTTCCACCTCGTCGACCCGGTGGGCTACCGCGTGGGCGATGTGCTCGACGTGTTTGCCAAGGCCGCGCATGCACCGAAGATGAATGTCTTCGTCAACGCGGCGCTGCTGGGCTTCATTCCGCGCGGCGTCAAGAAGAGCCTGATGGCGCTGGCGCCGGTGCGCCGCGTGGTCAACGCGGTGATGAAGGACCTGGGCCTGCCGGAAGACATGCTCAGCTTCGTCAACTACCCCACGCGCTTCGACTGTCGCGAGACGCTGGCGGCGCTGAAGGGCAGCGGCATCGAATGCCCCAAGCTCGACGACTACGCCTGGCGCCTGTGGGACTACTGGGAGCGCCACCTCGACCCCGATCTGTTCATCGATCGCAGCCTGAAGGGCACGGTGGGCGGCAAGGTGGTGCTGATCACCGGCGGCTCGTCGGGCATCGGCCTGGCGGCTGCGATCAAGTTTGCCGAGGCGGGCGCCATCACCATCATCTGCGCCCGCGGCGAAGACAAGCTGCGCGAGGCGGTGGCCGAGATCAAGGCCAAGGCCGGCGCCGATGCCCAGGTGCACAGCCACTCGGTGGACATAGCCGACGAGGCCGGCTGCGCCGCGTTCTGCAAGATGCTGGAAGAAACGCATGGCGGTGTCGACTACCTGGTCAACAACGCCGGCCGCTCGATCCGCCGCGCCATCGAGAACAGCTACGACCGCTTCCACGACTTCCAGCGCACGATGGACCTGAACTACTTCGGCTGCCTGCGCATCACCATGGGCCTGCTGCCGGGCATGGTGAAAAAGCGCCGCGGCCACATCGTCAACATCAGCTCGATCGGCGTGCTGACCAATGCGCCGCGCTTTTCTGCCTACGTGGCCAGCAAGTCGGCGCTCGATGCCTGGACACGCTGCGCCAGCAGCGAGTTTGCCGACCAGGGCATCAGCTTCACCACCATCAACATGCCGCTGGTGCGCACGCCGATGATCGCGCCCACCAAGATCTACAACAACGTGCCCACCCTCTCGCCGGAGCAGGCGGCCGACATGATTGCCGAGGCCTGCGTCTACAAGCCGGTGCGCATTGCCACGCGCCTGGGCATCTTCGGCCAGGTGCTGCATGCCCTGGTGCCGCGCATCGCGCAGATCGTCATGAACACCACCTTCCGCATGTTCCCTGACAGCGATGCGGCGGCCGGTGCCAAGGGCGAGAAGCCCAAGCTCTCAGCCGAGGCGGTGGCGCTGCAGCAGATGATGCGGGGCATCCACTTCTGA
- a CDS encoding general secretion pathway protein GspB translates to MSYILDALRRADAERQRGSVPGLNTPAVPLATGAALASGGRRRGLAMALAAALGVAVLLGLGLGLGQLWWRSAHAPASVGTPAVAAAVAPAAGSTAVTPGDPPAPAAPMPSIAPALAAAPVPPPVVLVMPAPTPPTPPVPAMPAEAPPASARLPTLAELPEALRRQVPPLALGGGMYSEQASQRLVIVNGQVAHEGSEVAPGVRLLQIRPKSVVFGVGGQRFEAAL, encoded by the coding sequence ATGTCCTACATCCTTGATGCCCTGCGCCGCGCCGATGCCGAACGGCAGCGCGGCAGCGTGCCCGGTCTGAACACCCCGGCGGTGCCGCTGGCCACGGGCGCCGCCTTGGCGTCGGGCGGTCGGCGGCGCGGGCTGGCGATGGCGCTGGCCGCCGCGCTGGGCGTGGCCGTGCTGCTGGGTCTGGGCCTGGGCCTGGGCCAGCTGTGGTGGCGCTCGGCGCACGCGCCGGCCAGCGTGGGCACGCCCGCCGTGGCGGCTGCCGTGGCGCCAGCTGCCGGCTCGACGGCGGTGACGCCGGGTGACCCGCCGGCGCCCGCCGCCCCGATGCCGTCCATCGCGCCCGCGCTGGCCGCGGCGCCTGTGCCGCCGCCGGTGGTGCTGGTGATGCCTGCGCCCACGCCACCCACGCCACCCGTGCCGGCCATGCCGGCCGAAGCACCGCCGGCCAGCGCGCGCCTGCCCACGCTGGCCGAGCTGCCCGAGGCGCTGCGCCGCCAGGTGCCGCCGCTGGCGCTGGGTGGCGGCATGTATTCCGAGCAGGCCAGCCAGCGGCTGGTGATCGTCAATGGCCAGGTGGCGCACGAGGGCAGCGAGGTGGCACCCGGTGTGCGCCTGCTGCAGATCCGGCCCAAGTCGGTGGTCTTCGGCGTGGGCGGGCAGCGCTTCGAGGCGGCGCTGTAG
- a CDS encoding Rieske (2Fe-2S) protein, producing the protein MPLCPSSALAERGRAFVWDVLLWGQPARAFALRIDGRVVAYINRCVHVPTEMDWQPGEFLDADKRFILCSIHGAAYAPEDGRCVGGPCGRGRLKPVTVAEQGGMACWYPSADIRPSPAAGGGSTALHPPTPFAAPAAADPEP; encoded by the coding sequence TTGCCGCTGTGCCCCAGCAGCGCGCTGGCCGAGCGTGGCCGCGCCTTCGTGTGGGACGTGCTGCTGTGGGGCCAGCCGGCCCGCGCCTTTGCGCTGCGCATCGACGGCCGCGTGGTGGCCTACATCAACCGCTGCGTGCATGTGCCCACCGAGATGGACTGGCAGCCGGGCGAGTTTCTCGATGCCGACAAGCGCTTCATCCTGTGCTCGATCCACGGCGCGGCCTATGCCCCCGAGGACGGGCGCTGCGTGGGCGGCCCCTGTGGCCGCGGCCGCCTGAAGCCGGTGACCGTGGCCGAGCAAGGGGGCATGGCCTGTTGGTATCCTTCCGCGGACATCCGCCCCAGCCCGGCAGCGGGCGGCGGCAGCACCGCACTGCACCCTCCGACGCCTTTCGCAGCCCCCGCGGCTGCCGACCCCGAGCCTTGA
- the sppA gene encoding signal peptide peptidase SppA yields the protein MNPQDDAPPPEPAATPAPAAPAQDATPAPAAAASSAPAAAASAPASAASASSAGATAVPVVSLAALERTVDRLSSELLHDRRNERRWRIFFRLAWLMLVTAVAWALFAQRGSHSAPSTPHTALVELRGEIAADTEASAEQLIAGLRDAFADSGAQAVVLRINSPGGSPVQAGLINDEILRLKAKHKKKVYAVVEEICASGAYYVAVAADEIYVDKASLVGSIGVLMDGFGFPGLMDKLGVERRLITAGQNKAMMDPFSEADPKHRAYLQAMIDQIHQQFITVVKSGRGERLKATPDTFSGLVWNGDEAVKLGLVDHLGSLDYVAREVVKAEEIIDYTPRENVAERLAKRFGAAMGEGAVRAAGGVLRLR from the coding sequence ATGAATCCCCAGGACGACGCCCCGCCCCCCGAGCCCGCAGCGACCCCCGCACCCGCCGCGCCCGCCCAGGACGCGACGCCCGCCCCGGCTGCCGCCGCCAGCTCGGCGCCCGCAGCCGCAGCGTCGGCCCCGGCCTCCGCCGCCTCCGCCAGCAGCGCTGGCGCCACGGCGGTGCCGGTGGTCTCGCTGGCCGCGCTCGAGCGCACCGTCGACCGCCTGTCTTCAGAGCTGCTGCACGACCGCCGCAACGAGCGCCGCTGGCGCATCTTCTTCCGCCTGGCCTGGCTGATGCTGGTCACGGCGGTGGCCTGGGCGCTGTTTGCCCAGCGCGGCTCGCACTCGGCGCCCAGCACGCCGCACACCGCGCTGGTGGAGCTGCGCGGCGAGATCGCCGCCGACACCGAGGCCAGCGCCGAGCAGCTGATCGCCGGCCTGCGCGATGCCTTTGCCGACAGCGGCGCCCAGGCCGTGGTGCTGCGCATCAACTCGCCCGGCGGCAGCCCGGTGCAGGCCGGCCTGATCAACGACGAGATCCTGCGCCTGAAGGCCAAGCACAAGAAGAAGGTGTATGCGGTGGTCGAGGAGATCTGTGCCTCGGGTGCCTACTACGTGGCCGTGGCCGCCGACGAGATCTATGTCGACAAGGCCAGCCTGGTGGGCTCGATCGGCGTGCTGATGGACGGCTTCGGCTTTCCGGGCCTGATGGACAAGCTGGGCGTCGAGCGCCGGCTGATCACTGCCGGACAGAACAAGGCCATGATGGACCCGTTCTCCGAGGCCGATCCGAAGCACCGCGCCTACCTGCAGGCCATGATCGACCAGATCCACCAGCAGTTCATCACCGTGGTCAAGTCGGGCCGCGGCGAGCGGCTGAAGGCCACGCCCGACACCTTCTCGGGCCTGGTGTGGAACGGTGACGAGGCGGTCAAGCTGGGCCTGGTCGATCACCTGGGCAGCCTCGACTACGTGGCGCGCGAGGTGGTCAAGGCCGAGGAGATCATCGACTACACGCCGCGCGAGAACGTGGCCGAACGCCTGGCCAAGCGCTTTGGCGCGGCCATGGGCGAGGGCGCGGTGCGCGCCGCCGGCGGCGTGCTGCGCCTGCGCTGA
- a CDS encoding acyltransferase family protein — protein MKSVSGAYFPALDHLRALAALLVFTWHFTHGGQGAPLPYEGVPIWGPLVLFDEGHVGVSLFMTLSGYLFMRLLDGRRIHFGWFLWNRALRLFPLLLLATMLFAIQRAVDEGDIRRAYWVWAVFPKGFVKPSWPNGGWSITVELHFYLLLPLLLALMRRTWLAMLVLLAAALLFRWAWYQQHGEVEFLAYWTLVGRIDQFLLGMLAAHCRGALVRRPWAVAALWVLFLSFYDAFDAAGGNHGLRQSSVWIVLPTIEGLAFAALIAWYDGAGIAANGAVSRWWGKMGEYSYSIYLLHFFWVFHLAHWLHRHVVDLSNAYVAFGVAFVAFAASMPVGYLSMRFVEAPFLRLRRPYIRNAVQQPVTGPAGDSAAGR, from the coding sequence ATGAAATCCGTTTCGGGCGCCTACTTTCCGGCGCTTGACCATCTGCGCGCGCTGGCCGCGCTGCTGGTCTTCACCTGGCATTTCACCCATGGCGGTCAGGGCGCGCCGCTGCCTTACGAGGGCGTGCCGATCTGGGGGCCGCTGGTGCTGTTCGACGAGGGCCATGTCGGCGTCTCGCTGTTCATGACGCTGAGCGGCTACCTGTTCATGCGCCTGCTGGACGGCCGGCGCATCCACTTCGGCTGGTTTCTGTGGAACCGCGCGCTGCGCCTGTTTCCACTGCTGCTGCTGGCGACCATGCTGTTCGCGATCCAGCGCGCCGTGGACGAAGGCGACATCCGCCGCGCCTACTGGGTGTGGGCGGTGTTCCCGAAAGGCTTCGTCAAGCCGTCCTGGCCCAACGGCGGCTGGTCCATCACCGTCGAGCTGCACTTCTACCTGCTGCTGCCCTTGCTGCTGGCCCTGATGCGCCGCACCTGGCTGGCCATGCTGGTCCTGCTGGCGGCGGCGCTGCTGTTCCGCTGGGCCTGGTACCAGCAGCACGGTGAGGTCGAGTTCCTGGCCTACTGGACCCTGGTGGGGCGCATCGACCAATTCCTGCTGGGCATGCTGGCGGCGCACTGTCGCGGCGCGTTGGTGCGGCGCCCCTGGGCTGTGGCGGCGTTGTGGGTGTTGTTTCTCAGCTTCTATGACGCGTTCGACGCTGCCGGCGGCAACCACGGCTTGCGCCAGAGCAGCGTGTGGATCGTGCTGCCCACCATCGAGGGCCTGGCCTTTGCGGCCCTGATCGCCTGGTATGACGGCGCGGGCATTGCCGCCAACGGCGCGGTGTCGCGCTGGTGGGGAAAGATGGGCGAGTACTCGTACTCGATCTACCTGCTGCATTTCTTCTGGGTGTTCCACCTGGCCCATTGGCTGCACCGCCATGTTGTCGATCTGTCGAACGCCTACGTGGCCTTTGGTGTGGCGTTTGTGGCCTTCGCCGCGTCGATGCCGGTGGGCTATCTGAGCATGCGCTTCGTCGAGGCGCCGTTCCTGCGCCTGCGGCGGCCCTACATCCGCAACGCGGTGCAGCAGCCGGTCACGGGGCCGGCCGGCGATTCAGCGGCCGGGCGCTGA
- a CDS encoding AAA family ATPase: MYAAHFGLAQAPFSIAPDPRFLFMSERHREALAHLLYGLQAGGGIVLLTGEIGAGKTTVCRCFLEQVHGPDAGPVAEAAPAPAPRGGPGSAVPPALSGPCRVAYIFNPKLSVIELLQTVCDEFGIAVTPRSAGAPTVKDHIDPLNAFLLEAHAQGWQCVLVIDEAQNLEAQVLEQLRLLTNLETGERKLLQIILIGQPELRALLAQPALEQLAQRVIARYHLGALNRDETLAYLQHRLAVAGRTGPLPFERAALARLHALTGGVPRRINLLADRALLGAYVERRERVSRRIVDTAAAEVFDAGAAPRWRPGAVVAWAGGALLLLAGLALMAGLGVAPSRLLPDRLLPGADSATAAAPAPASAASAPALALASAPATVPVVPEVPAPAVAPQALAAAAPLPLLDPVADWSRLLADEPAAWAALAMVWVPAGQAPGQAQALCGAGSVWQCHRGTQMSLALLRLLDRPGWLTLHDSQGRSARVLLLGLDGRQALLAAGARRWRIDTAALVQLWQGDFATLWQAPPGYAQPLRPGDQGAVVLALTEALQRVQGAAAPAAAERLGPRWGRQLLAFQRAQGLVADGVAGPTTFMQINRALGVAEPRLVAGAIE; this comes from the coding sequence ATGTACGCCGCCCATTTCGGACTCGCGCAGGCTCCGTTCTCGATCGCGCCGGACCCGCGGTTTCTGTTCATGAGCGAGCGGCACCGCGAGGCGCTGGCCCATCTGCTGTACGGCCTGCAGGCCGGTGGCGGCATCGTGCTGCTGACCGGCGAGATCGGTGCCGGCAAGACCACCGTGTGCCGATGCTTTCTCGAGCAGGTGCACGGCCCGGACGCCGGGCCGGTGGCCGAGGCTGCGCCTGCGCCTGCCCCCCGCGGCGGGCCGGGCAGTGCGGTGCCGCCGGCGCTGTCCGGGCCTTGCCGGGTGGCCTACATCTTCAATCCCAAGCTGTCGGTCATCGAGCTGCTGCAGACGGTGTGCGACGAGTTCGGCATTGCGGTCACGCCGCGCAGCGCGGGCGCGCCCACGGTCAAGGACCACATCGACCCGCTGAACGCCTTTCTGCTCGAGGCCCATGCCCAGGGCTGGCAGTGCGTGCTGGTGATCGACGAGGCGCAGAACCTCGAGGCCCAGGTGCTCGAGCAGCTGCGCCTGCTGACCAACCTGGAGACCGGCGAGCGCAAGCTGCTGCAGATCATCCTGATCGGTCAGCCCGAGCTGCGCGCGCTGCTGGCGCAGCCGGCGCTGGAGCAGCTGGCGCAGCGCGTGATCGCGCGCTACCACCTGGGTGCGCTGAACCGCGACGAGACGCTGGCCTATCTGCAGCACCGCCTGGCCGTGGCCGGCCGCACCGGGCCGCTGCCCTTCGAGCGTGCGGCCCTGGCGCGGCTGCATGCGCTCACCGGCGGCGTGCCGCGGCGCATCAACCTGCTGGCCGACCGCGCGCTGCTGGGGGCCTATGTGGAGCGCCGCGAGCGCGTGAGCCGGCGCATCGTCGACACCGCGGCGGCCGAGGTCTTCGATGCGGGCGCCGCGCCGCGCTGGCGCCCTGGTGCGGTGGTGGCCTGGGCGGGGGGCGCGCTGCTGCTGCTGGCCGGCCTGGCGCTGATGGCGGGCCTGGGCGTGGCGCCGAGCCGCCTGCTGCCTGACCGCCTGCTGCCGGGGGCCGACAGCGCCACGGCGGCGGCGCCAGCACCGGCCAGCGCCGCATCGGCGCCGGCGTTGGCGTTGGCGTCGGCGCCGGCCACGGTGCCGGTGGTGCCTGAGGTGCCTGCGCCGGCCGTGGCGCCGCAGGCCTTGGCGGCAGCCGCGCCGCTGCCGCTGTTGGATCCGGTGGCCGACTGGTCGCGCCTGTTGGCCGATGAGCCGGCGGCCTGGGCGGCGCTGGCCATGGTCTGGGTGCCGGCGGGCCAGGCGCCAGGCCAGGCCCAGGCCCTGTGCGGCGCGGGCTCGGTCTGGCAATGCCATCGTGGCACGCAGATGAGCCTGGCCCTGCTGCGCCTGCTCGACCGCCCCGGCTGGCTGACCCTGCACGACAGCCAGGGCCGCAGCGCCCGGGTGCTGCTGCTGGGCCTGGACGGCCGGCAGGCCCTGCTGGCGGCCGGCGCCCGGCGCTGGCGCATCGACACAGCGGCCCTGGTGCAGCTGTGGCAGGGTGACTTCGCCACCCTCTGGCAGGCGCCGCCCGGCTATGCCCAGCCGCTGCGGCCGGGCGACCAGGGCGCCGTGGTGCTGGCGCTGACCGAAGCGCTGCAGCGCGTGCAGGGCGCCGCAGCGCCGGCCGCCGCCGAGCGACTGGGGCCGCGCTGGGGGCGCCAGCTGCTGGCCTTCCAGCGGGCCCAGGGCCTGGTGGCCGATGGCGTGGCCGGGCCCACCACCTTCATGCAGATCAACCGCGCGCTGGGCGTGGCCGAGCCGCGCCTGGTGGCCGGCGCCATCGAGTGA
- a CDS encoding HAD family hydrolase — translation MSALRPRRFDLVVFDWDGTLFDSTALIARCIQAAAVDLGLPEPSRERAAYVIGLGLTEALQHAVPELPAERYPELGRRYRHHYLQREHELVLFDGTLEMLQALKRRNHWLGVATGKSRRGLDECLATVQLKGLFDATRTADETAGKPHPRMLLELMREFGVEPERTLMIGDTTHDLQLARNAGTASVAVSFGAHEPESFAALEPLHVAHSTAELSAWLQSQA, via the coding sequence ATGTCTGCACTGCGCCCCCGCCGCTTCGACCTGGTCGTGTTCGACTGGGACGGCACCTTGTTCGATTCGACCGCGCTGATCGCGCGCTGCATCCAGGCCGCGGCCGTGGACCTGGGCCTGCCCGAGCCCAGCCGCGAGCGTGCGGCCTATGTCATCGGCCTGGGCCTGACCGAGGCGCTGCAGCACGCCGTGCCCGAGCTGCCGGCCGAGCGCTACCCCGAGCTGGGCCGGCGCTACCGCCACCATTACCTGCAGCGCGAGCATGAGCTGGTGCTGTTCGACGGCACGCTCGAGATGCTGCAGGCCTTGAAGCGCCGCAACCACTGGCTGGGCGTGGCCACCGGCAAGAGCCGGCGCGGCCTGGACGAGTGCCTGGCCACGGTGCAGCTCAAGGGCCTGTTCGATGCCACCCGCACGGCCGACGAGACCGCCGGCAAGCCGCATCCGCGCATGCTGCTCGAGCTGATGCGCGAGTTCGGCGTCGAGCCCGAGCGCACGCTGATGATCGGCGACACCACGCACGATCTGCAGCTGGCCCGCAACGCCGGCACGGCCAGCGTGGCGGTGAGCTTTGGCGCGCACGAGCCCGAGAGCTTTGCCGCGCTCGAGCCCTTGCACGTGGCGCACTCCACCGCCGAGCTGTCTGCCTGGCTGCAAAGCCAGGCCTGA
- a CDS encoding phasin family protein: protein MVKKLQKLAEKQAAPAAGLLDSQLAQTVKDSAQQIWLAGLGAFAKAQGEGTKVFDTLIKEGVSLHRKTQAVAEEKIGDVAGKMSAMAGQVGDKANAHWDKLESIFEERTARALSKLGVPTAKDVAQLSERVAALAAAVAAMGGQPAAQAAPARKAAAKKAATQATAATKPPAKTPAETPAKKAAPKKRAAAAPTPVATQPSAPTTAKSIAKPTAKPAAKRTRKAPAA from the coding sequence GTGGTCAAGAAGCTTCAGAAGTTGGCCGAGAAACAGGCCGCGCCGGCCGCCGGGCTGCTTGACAGCCAACTGGCCCAGACGGTGAAGGACTCGGCGCAGCAGATCTGGCTGGCCGGCCTGGGCGCCTTTGCCAAGGCCCAGGGCGAGGGCACCAAGGTGTTCGACACCCTGATCAAGGAAGGCGTGAGCCTGCACCGCAAGACCCAGGCCGTGGCCGAAGAAAAGATCGGCGACGTGGCCGGCAAGATGTCGGCCATGGCCGGCCAGGTGGGCGACAAGGCCAACGCGCACTGGGACAAGCTGGAATCGATCTTCGAAGAGCGCACCGCCCGTGCGCTGAGCAAGCTGGGCGTGCCCACCGCCAAGGACGTGGCCCAGCTCAGCGAGCGCGTGGCGGCGCTGGCCGCCGCAGTGGCGGCCATGGGCGGCCAGCCGGCGGCCCAGGCCGCGCCCGCCAGGAAGGCCGCCGCCAAGAAGGCCGCGACCCAGGCGACCGCAGCGACAAAACCGCCAGCCAAGACCCCGGCCGAAACGCCGGCCAAGAAGGCGGCACCGAAGAAGCGCGCAGCCGCTGCGCCCACGCCGGTGGCCACCCAGCCGAGCGCCCCGACGACCGCCAAGTCCATCGCCAAACCCACCGCCAAACCCGCCGCCAAGCGCACCCGCAAGGCCCCGGCCGCCTGA